From a single Hymenobacter sp. YIM 151500-1 genomic region:
- a CDS encoding LytR/AlgR family response regulator transcription factor, which yields MPSHKILIVEDESTIARHLSRVLELLGHRVTGIAGRVSEALESLHQERPDLVLLDIKLRGELDGIDLATRLRSEYHLPFVFVTSQADARTVERAKLTRPHGYLIKPFDENDIFVAVELALSVADDASLADPMSSSSKEEKVEDSLFLRYRKQLVKVRFTDLCWVSSDRNYTTLHATSGKYTMNYSLKYVEEHLPKSDFLRVHKSYIVAISRITAFNFNDNYVVVDGNEIPVGRVYQPTLVSRFNLLSDE from the coding sequence ATGCCAAGCCATAAAATTCTCATAGTGGAAGACGAATCCACCATTGCCCGGCACCTGAGCCGGGTGCTCGAGCTCCTCGGCCACCGCGTGACGGGTATAGCCGGCCGCGTGAGTGAGGCCTTAGAAAGCCTACACCAAGAACGCCCCGATCTAGTACTGCTCGACATTAAACTACGCGGCGAGTTGGACGGCATCGACTTAGCAACCCGCCTGCGCTCCGAATATCACCTGCCATTTGTGTTCGTGACCTCGCAGGCAGACGCCCGGACCGTGGAGCGCGCCAAGCTTACCCGCCCCCATGGCTACCTGATCAAGCCCTTCGATGAGAACGACATCTTTGTGGCAGTGGAATTAGCATTGTCTGTTGCGGACGATGCCAGCCTGGCGGACCCCATGTCATCTTCCAGCAAAGAAGAGAAAGTTGAGGATTCCCTGTTTTTGCGGTACCGCAAGCAGTTGGTGAAAGTGCGGTTCACTGACCTGTGCTGGGTGAGCTCCGACCGCAACTATACCACGCTTCATGCCACCTCCGGTAAGTATACCATGAATTATTCGTTGAAATATGTGGAAGAACATCTGCCGAAAAGCGACTTCTTGCGCGTACACAAATCATATATCGTAGCTATTTCACGCATCACCGCTTTTAATTTCAACGACAACTATGTGGTGGTCGACGGAAACGAAATACCTGTCGGGCGGGTCTATCAACCTACGTTGGTCAGCCGGTTTAACTTGCTCAGCGACGAGTGA
- a CDS encoding amino acid permease codes for MSQPLPPTRSSGLFRRKQLDDILLNPPADAEGHGGSGGGLARHLTVRDLTALGIAAVIGAGIFSTIGNASHDGGPAVSLLFVFTAVACAFSALCYAQFAATIPVSGSAYTYAYASFGELVAWIIGWALIMEYAVGNIVVAISWSDYFTGLLSGVGVNLPVWLTMGMQSAHKHYHEVMALMQAGKPLAEASAAQLEGYKAWSAAPELPGGLRLVVDLPAGLITLAITALVYVGIKESKNASNLLVLLKLAVVALVIGVGVFYVNPANWSPFAPNGIGGVLKGVSAVFFAYIGFDAISTTAEECKNPQRDLPRAMIYALIICTVLYVIITLVLTGMVSYKELGVGDPLAFVFQRLGMDWLAGIVAVSAIFAMASVLLVFQIGQPRIWMTMSRDGLLPPVFARVHPRFHTPSFSTIVTGFFVGVPALLLNMDLVIDLTSIGTLFAFALVCGGILVIDPHGHSNARFKVPYINGQYLVPLVMLVGLALLVVYNQEGLQAFASAVRGDGGYEEFRHYIPMLVFIGFCVGLAWLSFRRRLSLLPVLGLLTNLYLMTQLGVNNWLLFFGWLIIGLALYFNYGFKHSKLGLRK; via the coding sequence TTGTCCCAGCCCCTTCCTCCCACGCGCAGCAGCGGCCTGTTTCGCCGCAAACAACTCGACGACATCCTCCTCAACCCGCCCGCCGACGCCGAGGGCCACGGCGGCAGCGGGGGTGGCCTGGCCCGCCACCTCACCGTGCGCGACCTGACGGCCCTGGGCATTGCGGCCGTCATTGGGGCGGGCATTTTCAGCACCATCGGCAATGCTTCTCACGACGGTGGGCCGGCCGTGTCCTTGCTGTTTGTGTTTACGGCCGTGGCCTGCGCGTTTTCGGCTTTGTGCTACGCCCAGTTTGCGGCCACTATTCCGGTCAGCGGCTCGGCCTACACCTACGCCTACGCCTCGTTTGGGGAACTGGTGGCCTGGATTATCGGCTGGGCGCTGATTATGGAATATGCCGTCGGCAACATCGTGGTGGCTATTTCGTGGTCTGATTACTTCACCGGGCTGCTGTCGGGGGTGGGCGTCAACCTGCCCGTGTGGCTGACCATGGGCATGCAGAGCGCCCACAAGCATTACCACGAGGTTATGGCCCTGATGCAGGCCGGCAAGCCGCTGGCCGAGGCGTCGGCGGCCCAGCTGGAAGGCTACAAGGCGTGGTCGGCGGCGCCGGAGCTGCCGGGCGGGCTGCGCCTGGTGGTGGACCTGCCGGCGGGCCTGATTACCCTGGCCATTACGGCCCTGGTGTACGTGGGCATCAAGGAATCCAAAAACGCCTCCAACCTGCTGGTGCTGCTCAAGCTGGCGGTGGTGGCGCTGGTTATCGGGGTGGGCGTGTTCTACGTGAATCCGGCCAACTGGAGCCCTTTCGCCCCAAACGGCATTGGAGGCGTGCTCAAGGGCGTGTCGGCGGTGTTCTTCGCCTACATCGGCTTCGACGCCATCAGCACCACGGCCGAGGAGTGCAAAAACCCCCAGCGCGACCTGCCGCGGGCCATGATTTACGCCCTCATTATCTGCACGGTGCTCTACGTTATCATCACGCTGGTACTCACCGGCATGGTGTCGTACAAAGAGCTGGGTGTGGGCGACCCGCTGGCGTTTGTGTTTCAGCGCCTGGGCATGGACTGGCTGGCGGGTATTGTGGCGGTGTCGGCCATTTTTGCCATGGCTTCGGTACTGCTGGTGTTCCAGATTGGCCAGCCCCGCATCTGGATGACCATGAGCCGCGACGGGCTGCTGCCGCCGGTGTTTGCGCGGGTGCACCCGCGCTTCCACACGCCTTCGTTCAGCACCATCGTCACGGGCTTTTTCGTGGGCGTGCCGGCCCTGCTGCTCAACATGGACCTGGTCATTGACCTGACTTCTATCGGGACGCTCTTTGCCTTTGCCCTGGTGTGCGGCGGCATCCTCGTCATCGACCCCCACGGCCATAGCAACGCCCGCTTCAAAGTGCCCTACATCAACGGCCAGTACCTGGTGCCGCTGGTGATGCTGGTGGGGCTGGCGCTGCTGGTGGTGTACAACCAGGAAGGGCTGCAAGCCTTTGCCAGCGCCGTGCGCGGCGACGGGGGCTACGAGGAGTTTCGCCACTACATCCCCATGCTGGTGTTCATTGGGTTTTGCGTGGGGCTGGCCTGGCTGTCGTTTCGGCGGCGCCTGAGCTTGCTGCCAGTGCTGGGCCTGCTCACCAACCTCTACCTGATGACCCAGCTGGGCGTCAACAACTGGCTGCTGTTCTTCGGCTGGCTGATTATCGGGCTGGCCCTGTACTTCAACTACGGCTTCAAGCATAGCAAGCTGGGCCTGCGAAAGTAG
- a CDS encoding carboxypeptidase-like regulatory domain-containing protein, with protein sequence MAQVAQQSATDGVVNTSAVPEKLVLPSRLIRGRVTDTQTGEGLPGVTVLVKGTHTGVTSNMDGTFELLVPEALTNQQVITFSSVGYIEEEKNIGTLVAQNGLAEIHLHGAVTGGIFYPVYTLRGLWQRLMRPFQR encoded by the coding sequence ATGGCGCAGGTTGCGCAACAGAGTGCAACCGATGGTGTAGTAAACACCTCCGCAGTGCCTGAGAAACTAGTGCTACCCTCGCGTTTAATCAGGGGACGTGTGACGGATACTCAAACTGGTGAAGGGCTGCCAGGTGTGACAGTATTGGTGAAAGGGACCCATACGGGAGTAACTTCTAATATGGACGGCACCTTTGAACTACTCGTTCCTGAAGCCCTTACCAACCAGCAGGTTATTACCTTTTCCTCAGTAGGGTATATCGAAGAAGAGAAGAATATCGGTACGCTGGTCGCGCAAAATGGCCTGGCTGAAATACACTTGCATGGTGCTGTGACAGGTGGCATTTTTTATCCTGTATATACTCTCCGTGGCTTGTGGCAGCGCCTGATGCGTCCGTTCCAGCGGTAA
- a CDS encoding carboxypeptidase-like regulatory domain-containing protein, with protein MPHRPTVTIPQPCHESWAAMTPAAQGRHCAACNKVVTDFTRMTDAEVVAWLAQQSGSSCGRFRQDQLHRPLHTAAPEATLWRTWLAAASAVLGFGAVAAPAAQAQQKERVETHVTVGMVATPKPPQPLLLPPPVVRGVVLDSATREPLPGVTVLVKGTTIGVYTNADGSFELVLPEEYRDNSSVELTFSSIGYVNQFHRAIRNESLTIVLAPDHRELGGLMVVAGGYYVSPWYTPRGLWQRLMRPFRRW; from the coding sequence ATGCCGCACCGCCCCACCGTCACCATTCCGCAGCCCTGCCACGAAAGCTGGGCCGCCATGACGCCCGCCGCCCAAGGCCGCCACTGCGCCGCCTGCAACAAAGTAGTAACTGACTTTACCCGCATGACCGACGCCGAGGTAGTGGCCTGGCTGGCGCAGCAGTCCGGTTCGTCGTGCGGCCGGTTCCGCCAAGACCAGCTGCATCGGCCGCTGCATACTGCGGCGCCCGAAGCAACCCTGTGGCGCACGTGGCTGGCTGCTGCCTCGGCGGTGCTGGGGTTTGGTGCTGTGGCTGCTCCCGCTGCTCAGGCTCAGCAAAAAGAGCGAGTGGAAACGCACGTAACCGTGGGCATGGTAGCTACCCCAAAGCCCCCGCAACCCCTATTGCTGCCGCCGCCAGTGGTGCGCGGCGTGGTGCTGGACTCTGCCACGCGGGAGCCGCTGCCGGGCGTGACGGTGCTGGTGAAGGGCACCACTATTGGTGTTTATACGAATGCGGATGGGTCGTTTGAGCTGGTATTGCCGGAGGAGTATCGGGATAATAGCTCAGTAGAGCTAACGTTTAGCTCTATCGGCTACGTCAATCAGTTCCACAGAGCCATTCGCAACGAATCCCTCACGATAGTTCTGGCACCCGACCACCGCGAACTTGGTGGCTTAATGGTTGTTGCGGGCGGTTACTATGTTTCTCCCTGGTACACCCCTCGCGGCCTGTGGCAGCGTCTGATGCGGCCGTTTCGGCGGTGGTAG
- a CDS encoding lipocalin-like domain-containing protein, giving the protein MKNLLLALTILLGTASSCALKPTNKHDVFTERAQLPQEEAVHPRNSLEWWYFTGHLRDKATGEMFGVEYVFFHFNITGKKDWQMVNFALTDPQRQQFRYDYRVERLPRLLASALPLNLSTQKKDQRWTLTGQEGTYHLQGRMAQHRGHAINLRTQPLKPVLLHSGTGYENYGDVARAGYYSYPRLTTTGTLEIDGKVREVEGQLWYDRQWNCNSVTNKGIGWDWFSLQLDEPAVTAGGAAPTAPVQHEIMAYLLFDRNSSRTVSGGTYSGPGQAVDLKAQDFQLDVLSYWTSPHSRLRYPSKWRLRIPSQGYDLTITPLVPDQELTLKLFAGIKMHYWEGMCRVEGTHHGQPVQGNSYVELTNRGKSEK; this is encoded by the coding sequence ATGAAAAACTTACTGCTGGCACTTACTATCCTCCTCGGCACGGCTTCCAGCTGTGCCCTCAAGCCCACCAACAAGCACGACGTATTCACGGAGCGGGCCCAGCTGCCCCAGGAAGAAGCCGTGCACCCGCGCAACTCCCTGGAGTGGTGGTACTTCACCGGCCACCTGCGCGACAAAGCCACCGGTGAAATGTTCGGGGTGGAGTACGTGTTTTTCCACTTCAACATCACGGGCAAGAAGGACTGGCAGATGGTCAACTTTGCCCTCACTGACCCGCAGCGCCAGCAGTTCCGCTATGACTATAGGGTGGAGCGCCTGCCCCGGCTGCTGGCCTCGGCCCTGCCGCTCAACCTCAGCACTCAGAAGAAAGACCAGCGCTGGACCCTCACCGGCCAGGAAGGCACCTACCACCTGCAAGGCCGCATGGCCCAGCACCGCGGCCACGCCATCAACCTGCGCACCCAGCCCCTGAAGCCCGTGCTCCTGCACAGCGGCACCGGCTACGAAAACTACGGCGACGTGGCCCGCGCCGGCTACTACAGCTACCCCCGCCTGACCACCACCGGCACCCTCGAAATCGACGGCAAGGTGCGCGAGGTGGAAGGCCAGCTCTGGTACGACCGGCAGTGGAACTGCAACTCCGTCACCAACAAAGGCATCGGCTGGGACTGGTTTTCTCTGCAACTTGATGAGCCGGCCGTGACGGCGGGCGGCGCGGCCCCCACGGCCCCGGTCCAGCACGAAATCATGGCCTACCTGCTGTTCGACCGAAACTCCAGCCGCACCGTGAGCGGGGGCACCTACAGCGGCCCCGGCCAGGCCGTGGACCTCAAAGCCCAGGACTTTCAGCTCGATGTGCTCAGCTACTGGACCAGCCCTCACTCCCGCCTGCGCTACCCCAGCAAGTGGCGCCTGCGCATTCCCAGCCAGGGCTACGACCTCACCATCACGCCCCTCGTGCCCGACCAGGAACTGACCCTTAAGCTATTTGCCGGCATCAAAATGCACTACTGGGAAGGCATGTGCCGCGTCGAAGGCACCCACCACGGCCAGCCCGTGCAGGGCAACAGCTACGTGGAGCTGACGAATCGGGGGAAATCGGAGAAGTGA
- a CDS encoding ATP-binding protein: MIPIYDQKSRIKLIIVGVALLVAAATVIYTNILVRRLAEREQKQIDLYARTQRYLVTSEEESNVSFLMTEIVEANKTIPVIWVNDEGYPVDAQNLNMPQGLTPQQQEKYLREQVEVMKEQHPPIVIELGAGLRSYLYYKESALLTQLRYYPLVQLAIIGCLAVIAYFAFSYSRRAEQNRVWVGLAKETAHQLGTPLSSLMAWQSYLSESERFRDEPIVEELSKDIRRLQIITERFSNIGSVPVLKPENILRVTQNAISYLQSRVSRKVTFTIKTDLPLDTPALVNVPLFDWVIENICKNAVDAMDGRGSITIHLRRPVRNKTQIAIDITDTGKGIPKSKLESVFLPGYTTKKRGWGLGLALAKRIIENYHQGRLFVKWSEVSRGTTFRVILREE; the protein is encoded by the coding sequence GTGATTCCGATTTACGACCAAAAGTCCCGTATCAAGCTCATTATCGTGGGCGTGGCCTTGCTGGTGGCCGCCGCCACCGTTATTTACACCAACATCCTGGTGCGGCGCCTGGCCGAGCGGGAGCAGAAGCAGATTGACCTCTACGCCCGCACCCAGCGCTACCTGGTTACGTCGGAGGAAGAGTCGAACGTGTCGTTTCTGATGACCGAAATTGTGGAGGCCAACAAGACCATTCCGGTTATCTGGGTGAACGACGAAGGCTACCCCGTGGACGCTCAGAACCTGAACATGCCCCAGGGCCTCACGCCCCAGCAGCAGGAAAAGTATCTGCGGGAGCAGGTGGAGGTGATGAAGGAGCAGCACCCGCCCATTGTGATTGAGCTGGGGGCCGGCCTGCGCTCTTACCTGTATTATAAGGAGTCGGCCTTACTGACGCAGTTGCGCTACTACCCGCTGGTGCAGCTGGCAATTATCGGGTGCCTGGCGGTTATTGCCTACTTCGCGTTCAGCTACTCGCGGCGGGCCGAGCAGAACCGGGTGTGGGTAGGCCTGGCCAAGGAAACGGCCCACCAGCTGGGCACGCCCCTGAGCAGCCTGATGGCCTGGCAGAGCTACCTGAGCGAGAGTGAGCGGTTTCGGGACGAGCCCATCGTGGAGGAGCTGAGCAAGGACATCCGGCGCCTACAGATTATTACCGAGCGGTTCAGCAACATCGGCTCGGTGCCGGTGCTCAAGCCCGAAAACATCCTGCGCGTCACGCAGAACGCCATCAGCTACCTGCAAAGCCGGGTATCGAGGAAGGTGACGTTCACCATCAAAACCGACCTGCCCCTGGACACGCCCGCCCTGGTGAATGTGCCGCTGTTTGACTGGGTTATCGAAAACATCTGCAAAAACGCCGTGGACGCCATGGACGGCCGCGGCTCCATCACCATTCACCTGCGCCGCCCCGTGCGCAACAAAACCCAGATTGCCATCGACATCACCGACACCGGCAAGGGTATTCCGAAGAGTAAGCTAGAAAGCGTGTTTTTGCCGGGCTACACCACCAAAAAGCGAGGCTGGGGCCTGGGCCTGGCCCTGGCCAAGCGCATCATCGAAAACTACCACCAGGGCCGCCTCTTCGTGAAGTGGAGCGAAGTAAGCCGCGGCACCACGTTCCGGGTAATATTGAGGGAGGAGTAG
- the hemA gene encoding glutamyl-tRNA reductase — protein sequence MLYPFKAVSLSYKKAPLAIRELIALDEAACRRFLHTLHHNLGLTDLLVLSTCNRTEVYYSAERDQSPVIIEALGQLKGLAHIAEHFPYFDVLDEHADAVRHLFEVAMGLDAQVVGDLQISNQVKQAYQWSADADAAGPFLHRLLHTVFFTNKRVQQETAFRDGAASTSYAALELVEELTADVANPRVLVVGLGEIGADVCRHLGDSKLFPDVTICNRTRSKADLLAQECGLKVLDFEYLVQGLKEADVVISSIARDEPFFTRDMVERLEVLSYKFFIDLSVPRSIASDVETVPGVLVYNIDAIQSKASAALERRLAAVPQVRAIIEESMAGLQDWTKEMLVSPTIQKLKNALEQIRQEEMDRYQKKLSAEEAKRLDDITRSLMQKILKQPVLQLKAACKRGEADQLIDVLTDLFDLERQPDVA from the coding sequence ATGCTCTATCCATTCAAGGCCGTTAGTCTCTCCTACAAGAAAGCTCCGCTAGCCATTCGGGAGCTGATTGCCTTGGATGAGGCTGCCTGCCGCCGCTTCCTGCACACCCTGCACCACAACCTGGGCCTTACCGACCTGCTCGTGCTAAGCACCTGTAACCGTACCGAAGTCTACTACTCGGCGGAGCGCGACCAGAGCCCGGTTATCATCGAAGCCCTCGGCCAGCTTAAAGGCCTAGCCCATATTGCCGAACACTTTCCCTACTTCGACGTGCTCGACGAGCACGCCGACGCCGTGCGCCACCTGTTTGAAGTTGCCATGGGCCTCGATGCCCAGGTGGTCGGCGACCTGCAAATCAGCAACCAGGTGAAGCAGGCCTACCAGTGGTCGGCCGATGCCGACGCGGCCGGGCCCTTCCTGCACCGCCTGCTGCACACGGTGTTTTTCACCAACAAGCGCGTGCAGCAGGAAACCGCCTTCCGCGACGGCGCCGCTTCTACTTCCTACGCCGCCCTCGAGCTGGTAGAGGAGCTAACCGCCGACGTGGCCAACCCGCGCGTGCTGGTGGTGGGCCTGGGCGAAATCGGGGCCGATGTGTGCCGCCACCTCGGCGACAGTAAGCTGTTCCCGGACGTTACCATCTGCAACCGCACCCGCAGCAAGGCCGACCTCCTGGCCCAGGAGTGCGGCCTGAAAGTGCTCGATTTTGAATACTTGGTGCAGGGCCTGAAAGAGGCCGATGTCGTTATCAGCAGCATCGCCCGCGACGAGCCCTTCTTCACCCGCGACATGGTAGAGCGCCTCGAAGTGCTGAGCTACAAGTTCTTCATCGACCTGTCGGTGCCGCGCAGCATTGCTTCCGATGTCGAAACCGTGCCTGGCGTACTAGTCTACAACATCGACGCCATTCAGAGCAAAGCCTCGGCCGCTCTGGAGCGCCGCCTGGCCGCCGTGCCGCAGGTGCGGGCCATTATCGAGGAAAGCATGGCCGGCCTCCAGGACTGGACCAAGGAGATGCTGGTGTCGCCGACCATTCAGAAGCTGAAGAACGCCCTGGAGCAGATTCGGCAGGAGGAAATGGACCGCTACCAGAAGAAGCTGAGCGCCGAAGAAGCTAAGCGCCTCGACGACATCACTCGGTCCCTGATGCAGAAGATTCTCAAGCAGCCCGTGCTCCAGCTCAAAGCCGCCTGCAAGCGCGGCGAAGCCGACCAGCTCATCGACGTGCTCACCGACCTCTTCGACCTGGAGCGCCAGCCCGATGTGGCGTAA
- a CDS encoding ArsR/SmtB family transcription factor yields the protein MKPLLSRVESKKVDKAAAMLKVLAHPKRLAIVDLLGKEEKMTVTEIYRSLDLPQAIASQHLITLKDRGVLSSFKVGTKIYYSLSIPKLLDVIDSLEDCCDTM from the coding sequence ATGAAACCCTTGCTTTCGCGCGTAGAATCGAAAAAAGTTGATAAAGCAGCGGCCATGCTCAAAGTACTGGCCCACCCCAAGCGTTTGGCCATTGTGGACTTGCTGGGAAAAGAGGAGAAGATGACGGTAACCGAAATCTACCGCTCCTTGGATCTGCCCCAGGCCATTGCTTCGCAGCACCTTATCACGCTCAAAGACCGTGGCGTGCTGTCCTCGTTTAAAGTAGGTACCAAAATCTACTACTCCCTGTCTATCCCCAAGCTGCTCGACGTTATCGACTCGCTGGAGGATTGCTGCGACACGATGTAG
- a CDS encoding Glu/Leu/Phe/Val dehydrogenase dimerization domain-containing protein, translated as MKDLLATFENKRPEIVFEWKDAETEAEGWVVINSLRGGAAGGGTRMRKGLDKREVESLAKTMEVKFTVSGPAIGGAKSGINFDPQDPRRRGVLERWYRAVIPLLKNYYGTGGDLNVDEIHDVIPITEDYGLWHPQEGIVNGHYRATEPQKIQKLGQLRQGVVKVLEDAAYSPALSRKYTVADLITGYGVAEAVRHYYALWGSRPVPGKRAVVQGWGNVGAAAAYYLAAQGVRVVGIIDRAGGLIREDGFSLEEIRDLFLRREGNALTADNLLPFEEVNRRIWSVGAEIFIPAAASRLVSRQQIEQLVGAGLEVISCGANVPFQDPEIFFGPTGEFADAHASVIPDFIANCGMARVFAYLMESDAEITDEAIFQDTSRIIRAALERTRQQSDSCTGIAQTSFEMALRQLV; from the coding sequence ATGAAAGACCTGCTGGCCACCTTTGAAAACAAGCGTCCCGAAATCGTTTTTGAGTGGAAAGACGCCGAAACCGAGGCCGAAGGCTGGGTGGTCATCAACTCCCTGCGCGGGGGCGCGGCCGGCGGCGGCACCCGCATGCGCAAGGGCCTCGACAAGCGCGAAGTGGAAAGCCTGGCCAAAACCATGGAAGTGAAGTTTACCGTTTCGGGCCCGGCCATCGGCGGGGCCAAGTCGGGCATCAACTTCGACCCCCAGGACCCGCGCCGCCGCGGCGTGCTGGAACGCTGGTACCGGGCCGTAATTCCGCTGCTAAAAAACTACTACGGCACCGGCGGCGACCTGAACGTGGACGAGATTCACGACGTCATTCCCATCACCGAAGACTACGGCCTGTGGCACCCGCAGGAGGGCATCGTGAACGGGCACTACCGGGCCACCGAGCCCCAGAAGATTCAGAAGCTGGGCCAACTGCGCCAGGGCGTGGTAAAGGTGCTCGAAGATGCCGCCTACTCCCCCGCCCTCAGCCGCAAGTACACCGTGGCCGACCTGATTACGGGCTACGGCGTAGCCGAGGCCGTGCGCCACTACTACGCGCTGTGGGGCAGCCGCCCGGTGCCGGGCAAGCGGGCCGTGGTGCAGGGCTGGGGCAACGTGGGCGCCGCGGCGGCCTACTACCTGGCCGCCCAGGGTGTGCGCGTGGTGGGCATCATCGACCGGGCCGGGGGGCTGATTCGGGAAGACGGTTTCTCGCTGGAAGAAATTCGGGACTTGTTCTTGCGGCGCGAAGGCAACGCCCTCACGGCTGATAATCTGCTGCCCTTCGAGGAAGTAAACCGCCGCATCTGGTCGGTGGGCGCCGAAATTTTTATTCCGGCGGCGGCCTCGCGCCTGGTGTCGCGCCAGCAGATAGAGCAGCTGGTGGGCGCCGGCCTGGAGGTGATTAGCTGCGGGGCCAACGTGCCCTTCCAGGACCCGGAAATTTTCTTCGGGCCCACCGGCGAGTTTGCCGACGCCCACGCCTCCGTCATTCCCGACTTCATTGCCAACTGCGGTATGGCGCGGGTGTTTGCCTACCTGATGGAGTCCGACGCTGAAATCACCGACGAGGCCATTTTCCAGGATACCTCCCGCATCATCCGCGCGGCCCTGGAGCGCACCCGCCAGCAAAGCGACTCCTGCACCGGCATTGCCCAAACGTCGTTTGAAATGGCGCTGCGGCAGTTGGTGTAA
- a CDS encoding mechanosensitive ion channel family protein yields MSLQEFLDYRFLGNDVRAYLWCLGILLFGYVFKTLFSRLLSRLAYRFIGKRTEGVTEEQFQALLIRPVSVVVFLVTVYLAFQVLDYPVRSAELGHDEPWPQVVLFRLYQVSIIWGVAWIALRLVDFAVLVLQRRTSTAGGLQAELVPFAKDLVKVLIVILAFLGILGKVFNVNVTALIGGLGIGGLAVAFAAKESLENLIASFTIFLDRPFGVGDLVTVGGITGTVEKVGFRSTRLRTAEKSYVTVPNKSMIDKPLDNLSLRTARRVGFTLDLSHNTTSEQLRAITDEARATIQAHPLVTDEAQVKFAALTPTAKEVTVQYFIETASYDEYLDVKEELNYRLIELVEKHGGSFANAGTTVVQLANPMATTAGNPAPAAV; encoded by the coding sequence ATGTCCCTTCAAGAATTTCTCGACTACCGCTTTTTGGGTAATGATGTGCGGGCCTATTTGTGGTGCCTGGGCATTCTGCTGTTCGGGTACGTGTTCAAAACTCTGTTTTCGCGGCTGCTGTCCCGGTTGGCGTACCGGTTTATCGGCAAGCGGACGGAAGGCGTCACGGAGGAGCAGTTTCAGGCCCTGCTGATCCGGCCAGTGTCCGTCGTGGTATTTCTGGTGACGGTGTATCTGGCCTTTCAGGTGCTGGATTACCCCGTGCGCAGCGCCGAGCTGGGGCACGACGAGCCCTGGCCGCAGGTGGTGCTGTTTCGGCTGTATCAGGTGAGCATCATCTGGGGCGTGGCCTGGATTGCGCTGCGGCTGGTCGATTTTGCGGTGCTGGTGCTTCAGCGCCGCACCAGTACGGCGGGCGGCTTGCAGGCTGAGCTGGTGCCCTTCGCCAAAGACCTCGTGAAGGTGCTCATTGTGATTCTGGCCTTCCTGGGCATTTTAGGCAAGGTGTTCAATGTCAACGTGACGGCCCTGATTGGGGGCCTGGGCATCGGCGGGCTGGCCGTGGCGTTTGCGGCCAAGGAAAGCCTCGAAAACCTGATTGCTTCGTTCACCATCTTCCTCGACCGGCCCTTCGGCGTGGGCGACCTGGTGACGGTGGGAGGCATTACGGGCACGGTGGAAAAAGTAGGCTTTCGGAGCACGCGCCTGCGCACGGCCGAGAAAAGCTACGTCACCGTGCCCAACAAAAGCATGATTGACAAGCCCCTGGACAACCTCTCCCTGCGCACGGCCCGGCGCGTAGGCTTCACCCTGGACCTGAGCCACAACACCACCAGCGAACAGCTGCGTGCCATCACCGACGAGGCCCGCGCCACCATCCAGGCCCACCCCCTCGTCACCGACGAAGCCCAGGTGAAGTTTGCGGCCCTGACGCCAACAGCCAAAGAAGTTACCGTGCAGTACTTCATCGAAACGGCCAGCTACGATGAGTACCTCGACGTGAAGGAGGAGCTGAACTACCGCCTGATTGAGCTGGTAGAAAAGCACGGCGGCTCGTTTGCCAATGCCGGCACCACGGTAGTGCAGCTGGCTAACCCGATGGCCACCACCGCCGGCAACCCCGCGCCCGCCGCCGTGTAG